The window CGACGAGCCGTTCGCGATCGACGACGAGGTCGTCAAGCACGCGCAGCAGGTCGTCGAGCGTGGCCGCGAGGCCCGCGCCGCCTGGCAGGAGAAGTTCGACGCCTGGGCGGCCGGCAACGCCGAGGGCAAGGCGCTCTTCGACCGTCTCGCCACCCGCTCCCTGCCGGACGGCTGGCACAAGGCGCTGCCCGAGTTCCCGGCGGACGCCAAGGGCCTGGCCACCCGCGCCGCGTCCGGCAAGATCCTGGAGGCGCTCGCCCCGGTCCTGCCCGAGCTGTGGGGCGGTTCCGCCGACCTGGCGGAGTCCAACAACACCACGATGAAGGGCGAGCCGTCCTTCATCCCGGCGGAGTACGCGACCAAGGAGTTCCCCGGTCACGAGTACGGCCGCACGCTGCACTTCGGCATCCGCGAGCACGGCATGGGCTCGATCCTCAACGGCATCGCGGTGCACGGCGGCACCCGGCCGTACGGTGGCACGTTCCTGGTCTTCAGTGACTACATGCGTGGCTCGGTCCGGCTCTCCGCGCTGATGAAGCTGCCGGTCGTGTTCGTGTGGACGCACGACTCGATCGGTCTCGGCGAGGACGGCCCGACGCACCAGCCGATCGAGACGCTGACCGCGCTGCGCGCCATCGTCGGCCTCGACGTGGTCCGCCCGGCCGACGCCAACGAGACGGCGTACGCCTGGCGTGGCGCCCTGGAGCACACCGACCGTCCGACCGCGCTCGCGCTGTCCCGGCAGAACCTGCCGACGATCGACCGCTCCAAGTACGCGTCGGCCGAGGGCACCCTCAAGGGCGGCTACATCCTCTCCGAGGCGACCGGCGGCACGCCGCAGGTGATCCTGATCGCCAGCGGCTCCGAGGTGTCGATCGCGCTGACCGCGCAGGAGCGCCTGGAGGCCGCCGGCACCCCCACCCGAGTGGTGTCGATGCCCTGCCAGGAGTGGTTCTTCCAGCAGGACGTGGCATACCAGCAGCAGGTTCTGCCGCACGGTGTGAAGGCGCGTGTCACCGTGGAAGCGGGTATCCGGATGAGCTGGGACCGGATCCTCGGCGACGCGGGCGAGGCGGTCAGCATCGAGCACTACGGCGCCAGCGCCCCGGCCGC of the Actinoplanes sichuanensis genome contains:
- the tkt gene encoding transketolase — protein: MAATDPALNWSDLDRKAVDTTRVLAMDAVEKAGNGHPGTAMSLAPAAYLLFNRVMRHDPTDPEWAGRDRFVLSCGHSSLTLYVQLFLNGYSLSLDDLKALRQWDSLTPGHPEYGHTPGVEITTGPLGQGIGNAIGMAMSARRERGLFDPDAPAGESPFDHYVYSIASDGDIEEGVSHESSAIASVQKLGNLVVIYDDNEISIEDDTRIAKNEDVGKRYEAYGWHVQTVNWRGSDPYVEDVEELYAAIQAAKAVTDKPSFIVLKTIIGYPAPKKRNTGKIHGSALGAAEITATKELLGFADEPFAIDDEVVKHAQQVVERGREARAAWQEKFDAWAAGNAEGKALFDRLATRSLPDGWHKALPEFPADAKGLATRAASGKILEALAPVLPELWGGSADLAESNNTTMKGEPSFIPAEYATKEFPGHEYGRTLHFGIREHGMGSILNGIAVHGGTRPYGGTFLVFSDYMRGSVRLSALMKLPVVFVWTHDSIGLGEDGPTHQPIETLTALRAIVGLDVVRPADANETAYAWRGALEHTDRPTALALSRQNLPTIDRSKYASAEGTLKGGYILSEATGGTPQVILIASGSEVSIALTAQERLEAAGTPTRVVSMPCQEWFFQQDVAYQQQVLPHGVKARVTVEAGIRMSWDRILGDAGEAVSIEHYGASAPAAVLFEQFGFTADNVVAKAHASLAKVGEITGHKTGN